From the Nocardiopsis changdeensis genome, one window contains:
- the moeZ gene encoding adenylyltransferase/sulfurtransferase MoeZ, with the protein MSLPPLVEPADELTVDEVRRYSRHLIIPDVGMDGQKRLKNAKVLVVGAGGLGSPALLYLAAAGVGTLGIIDFDVVDESNLQRQVIHGQSDVGRPKAESARDSIKEVNPNVTVILHQDRLDSDNALEIFADYDLILDGTDNFATRYLVNDAAVILNKPYVWGSIYRFDGQVSVFWNEYGPQYRDLYPEPPPPGMVPSCAEGGVLGVLCASIGSVMVNEAIKLITGIGEPLVGRLLIFDALEMSWREVKVRKDPDTQPVTELIDYEAFCGVVSDEASEAAAGSTITAGELKDLLDNKPDEVFLVDVREKNEYEIVSIPGATLIPKGEFLNGKAFEKLPQDKRVVLHCKSGVRSAEALAAVKAAGFSDAVHVGGGVLAWVNQIDPSLPSY; encoded by the coding sequence GTGTCGCTGCCGCCGCTGGTGGAACCAGCTGACGAGCTGACCGTGGACGAGGTGCGCCGCTATTCGCGACACCTGATCATCCCCGACGTGGGCATGGACGGGCAGAAGCGCCTGAAGAACGCCAAGGTGCTCGTCGTCGGTGCGGGCGGGCTGGGTTCCCCGGCGCTGCTCTACCTCGCCGCCGCGGGTGTGGGCACCCTCGGCATCATCGACTTCGACGTCGTGGACGAGTCCAACCTCCAGCGCCAGGTCATCCACGGCCAGAGCGACGTGGGCCGCCCCAAGGCCGAGTCGGCCCGCGACAGCATCAAGGAGGTGAACCCCAATGTGACGGTGATCCTCCACCAGGACCGCCTGGACTCCGACAACGCGCTGGAGATCTTCGCGGACTACGACCTGATCCTGGACGGGACCGACAACTTCGCGACCCGCTACCTGGTCAACGACGCCGCGGTCATCCTGAACAAGCCGTACGTGTGGGGTTCCATCTACCGCTTCGACGGCCAGGTCAGCGTCTTCTGGAACGAGTACGGGCCGCAGTACCGCGACCTGTACCCCGAGCCCCCGCCGCCCGGCATGGTCCCCTCCTGCGCCGAGGGCGGCGTCCTGGGCGTGCTGTGCGCCTCCATCGGGTCCGTCATGGTGAACGAGGCCATCAAGCTGATCACCGGGATCGGTGAGCCGCTGGTGGGCCGCCTGCTCATCTTCGACGCCCTGGAGATGTCCTGGCGCGAGGTGAAGGTCCGCAAGGACCCCGACACCCAGCCGGTGACCGAGCTCATCGACTACGAGGCGTTCTGCGGCGTCGTCTCCGACGAGGCCAGCGAGGCCGCGGCCGGGTCGACGATCACCGCGGGCGAGCTCAAGGACCTCCTCGACAACAAGCCCGACGAGGTCTTCCTCGTGGACGTCCGCGAGAAGAACGAGTACGAGATCGTCAGCATCCCGGGCGCCACGCTCATCCCCAAGGGCGAGTTCCTCAACGGCAAGGCCTTCGAGAAGCTCCCCCAGGACAAGCGCGTGGTCCTGCACTGCAAGTCGGGCGTGCGCTCGGCCGAGGCGCTGGCCGCGGTCAAGGCCGCGGGCTTCTCCGACGCGGTGCACGTCGGCGGCGGCGTCCTGGCCTGGGTCAACCAGATCGACCCCAGCCTGCCCAGCTACTGA
- a CDS encoding MGMT family protein yields MFTDEDGGPDEYADEVLAVVERIPPGRVMSYGDIAEYVGRGGPRQVGSVMSTWGGGVPWWRVVRADGSPASGHEVRALSHYAAEATPLRPGSDRVDMRKARWDGESGG; encoded by the coding sequence GTGTTCACCGATGAGGACGGCGGGCCCGACGAGTACGCCGACGAGGTCCTGGCCGTGGTCGAGCGGATCCCGCCGGGGAGGGTGATGTCCTACGGGGACATCGCCGAGTACGTGGGCCGGGGAGGCCCCCGGCAGGTCGGCTCCGTCATGTCCACCTGGGGCGGCGGCGTGCCCTGGTGGCGGGTGGTCCGGGCCGACGGCAGCCCCGCCTCCGGACACGAGGTGAGAGCCTTGTCGCACTATGCCGCGGAGGCCACTCCGCTGCGGCCCGGAAGCGACCGTGTGGACATGCGCAAGGCCCGGTGGGACGGGGAAAGCGGAGGCTGA
- a CDS encoding SPW repeat domain-containing protein has product MREKGRRADWVAIAAGLALGISFVWHGMYGFSGGVLFVLGLGVIMAAVVSLTRPGALSGEIAVLAIGVLVFAMPWLLGYTHLAAAAWTAWIIGAAIAVLGAYGLVRARRTRRRDPDSVWSAHVNEIPT; this is encoded by the coding sequence ATGCGTGAAAAGGGACGCCGGGCCGACTGGGTGGCGATCGCCGCCGGTCTGGCGCTGGGGATCAGCTTCGTCTGGCACGGGATGTACGGGTTCAGCGGCGGAGTGCTGTTCGTGCTCGGGCTGGGGGTCATCATGGCCGCCGTCGTCTCCCTCACCCGCCCCGGTGCGCTCTCCGGGGAGATCGCGGTGCTGGCGATCGGCGTGCTCGTGTTCGCGATGCCCTGGCTGCTGGGCTACACGCACCTGGCCGCGGCCGCGTGGACGGCCTGGATCATCGGCGCCGCCATCGCCGTGCTCGGCGCCTACGGCCTGGTCCGGGCCCGCCGGACGCGGCGGCGCGACCCCGACTCCGTCTGGAGCGCCCACGTCAACGAGATCCCGACCTGA